In one Novosphingobium humi genomic region, the following are encoded:
- a CDS encoding lytic transglycosylase domain-containing protein, which yields MILPPSAQAKAKDPDEERLIGSCIHQASLGQPWLEKTLWGLRDQEAGWIGAEVANSNGSYDLGPMQINTWWAARIATLIGRPEAHVRHWLRFDPCFNAEAARWVFLTALRSTGDYWKAVGAYHSPTAWRQRDYVGSVAGHLSSRFGKVVFGP from the coding sequence ATGATCCTTCCGCCATCTGCGCAGGCGAAAGCAAAAGACCCTGATGAAGAACGCCTTATCGGCTCGTGTATCCATCAGGCATCCCTCGGCCAGCCCTGGCTCGAAAAGACCCTCTGGGGACTGCGCGATCAGGAGGCCGGCTGGATTGGCGCCGAGGTCGCCAACAGCAATGGCTCGTATGACCTTGGTCCCATGCAGATCAACACCTGGTGGGCAGCACGCATCGCCACGTTGATCGGACGCCCCGAAGCCCATGTTCGTCATTGGCTGCGCTTCGATCCCTGTTTCAATGCCGAGGCGGCGCGCTGGGTGTTTCTGACAGCCCTGCGATCGACCGGTGATTACTGGAAGGCGGTCGGCGCCTATCATAGCCCGACCGCATGGCGACAACGAGATTACGTCGGGTCGGTGGCCGGCCATCTGAGCAGTAGATTTGGAAAAGTCGTGTTCGGGCCGTGA
- a CDS encoding 3-keto-disaccharide hydrolase, which yields MRYCTPLLSSLLLTATLAPAYAQEGPPDGSTPEQKAAIADDPAYQPMHLTLANLPKGGKAVSLFNGRDLAGWDSWLGYTVPATTYGTPSSNPIGLNHDTYGVFKVVKEDGAPAIYSSGKLFGGLITKQPYRNYHLHLQFKWGAGNWMPMPRNNGVLYHSHGGYGAFFGTWMSAVEFEIVPHSVGMLLTVGDSKGTHSFTTVDWRVGAKVEVAHDPAIIYPGRRYMPGGKLAPVQFPAYNVDAGTDAEKPLGQWNTLDLYVYGDKSIHVVNGVPVMAAAELTTKDEKTDKMIPLTAGRIQLQSEGAETYFRNITLQPIDHLPTITRKP from the coding sequence ATGCGCTATTGCACGCCCTTGCTGAGCAGCCTGTTGCTGACGGCCACCCTCGCCCCCGCTTATGCTCAGGAAGGTCCGCCCGACGGCTCCACTCCCGAACAAAAGGCCGCCATTGCCGACGATCCGGCCTATCAGCCGATGCATCTGACGCTGGCCAATCTGCCCAAGGGCGGAAAGGCCGTCTCGCTGTTCAATGGCCGCGATCTGGCGGGCTGGGACAGTTGGCTGGGCTATACCGTGCCCGCCACCACCTATGGCACGCCCAGCAGCAATCCCATCGGGCTCAACCATGATACCTATGGCGTCTTCAAGGTCGTGAAGGAAGACGGCGCCCCCGCGATCTATTCCAGCGGCAAGCTGTTCGGCGGCCTGATCACCAAACAGCCCTATCGCAATTACCATCTGCACCTGCAGTTCAAATGGGGTGCGGGCAACTGGATGCCCATGCCGCGCAACAATGGCGTACTTTACCATTCGCACGGCGGCTATGGCGCGTTTTTCGGCACATGGATGTCGGCGGTGGAATTTGAAATCGTGCCTCATTCGGTGGGCATGTTGCTGACCGTGGGCGATTCCAAGGGCACGCATTCCTTCACCACGGTGGACTGGCGCGTGGGGGCCAAGGTGGAGGTGGCGCATGATCCCGCCATCATCTATCCGGGCCGCCGCTATATGCCGGGGGGCAAGCTGGCGCCTGTGCAGTTCCCCGCCTATAATGTGGATGCAGGCACCGATGCCGAAAAGCCGTTGGGCCAATGGAACACGCTTGATCTCTATGTCTATGGCGACAAGTCGATCCATGTGGTGAACGGAGTGCCGGTGATGGCCGCCGCCGAACTGACCACCAAGGATGAAAAGACCGACAAGATGATTCCGCTGACGGCCGGGCGCATCCAGCTGCAATCGGAAGGCGCGGAAACCTATTTCCGCAACATCACCCTGCAACCCATCGACCATCTGCCCACGATCACGCGCAAGCCGTGA
- a CDS encoding restriction endonuclease: protein MDTLAFEELLMESFERCGHKVTRNHRSTGDGGVDGEVVIDGSIWLIQAKRYVDTMQPEHVAAFENLCRTKGRRGLFIHTGRTCLQSRAVITDGSVVQIIAGRALLVLLTDGSLPMLAPPINQVLPEKTPGRLL from the coding sequence ATGGATACTCTCGCCTTTGAGGAACTCTTGATGGAGAGCTTCGAACGGTGCGGTCACAAGGTGACCCGAAACCATCGTTCTACCGGCGACGGAGGGGTTGATGGGGAGGTGGTGATCGACGGTAGCATCTGGCTCATTCAGGCGAAGCGCTATGTCGATACGATGCAGCCAGAGCATGTCGCGGCTTTCGAAAATCTGTGCCGCACCAAGGGGCGCCGTGGCTTGTTCATTCACACCGGGCGAACCTGCCTTCAAAGTCGCGCTGTGATTACCGATGGCAGCGTCGTGCAGATCATTGCGGGCAGGGCGCTTCTCGTTCTGCTCACCGACGGATCGCTGCCGATGCTTGCTCCGCCGATCAATCAGGTCCTGCCGGAGAAAACACCCGGGAGGCTGTTATGA
- a CDS encoding TonB-dependent receptor — MSKIFNFIMASTALAVCSPALAQTAPGKQVKGDDKGVPDIVVTANRVESSAQKTPVALTVYRGAELTAAGVTSVANLSRVDPSVNFTARNGAGYIAVRGIASTDVTEIGDPSVPIARDGFFTNRSFSINTSMYDLQRVEVLKGPQGTLFGRNSTGGLVSLITARPGRQLGGFVTIEAGNYRQMNVDAAVDLPLSDKVQLRLSGISHRHDGYRELLSIGGRGDDDATLSGRATLAFQPFENFEGLIQYQHDDIDNVGDVAFNTTIAVVPTNYDPKRFASYAPTSNRLTGDRIRWEFALHGLPLDATLSYAGGYDKQKWAHKLDGSGSASSPATFIQSEQPATWNHEVRLATPQDRMVSAQVGYFHFDETSPLSAGFQNLSGAYAGQYLVHFNYLTKTQSDAVFGQFSFKPAETIRLTAGARYTWDKKQRTGDSQLRCDIAGIPPFLYGIIGCSGTPPIHPATDAGKIAQSKPTWLLGVDWTPTNRNMVYAKFSTGYKSGGFNSNGSAPPVPYGAENITSWELGTKNRLLDGQLLLNGDVFYQTYRGYQASQATPAVSSGSGVFNVGNATIYGAEAQAVFNAGDLRFELNGTYLHTEFGAGTQAILTTDPATGNGISRNVVGHRLPNAPGLAVSASLEYRFDMGKSGSLTPRIDGKYSSTYYFDVFNDADTAQKSYATGNLSLTYQPENSKLQIAVFVRNFTDKTVFASAQRNFTPTPFVNAYQFQAPRTFGARVNYSF, encoded by the coding sequence ATGAGTAAAATTTTCAACTTTATAATGGCGTCGACGGCGCTTGCTGTTTGTTCGCCTGCGCTGGCGCAGACTGCGCCGGGCAAGCAGGTGAAGGGCGATGACAAGGGCGTGCCCGACATTGTCGTCACCGCCAATCGCGTGGAATCCAGCGCGCAAAAGACGCCGGTCGCGCTCACCGTTTACCGAGGCGCGGAACTGACCGCGGCGGGCGTCACCAGCGTTGCCAATCTCTCGCGCGTCGACCCCAGCGTCAATTTCACCGCGCGCAATGGCGCAGGCTATATCGCGGTGCGCGGCATCGCCTCGACCGACGTCACCGAAATCGGAGATCCTTCGGTGCCGATTGCCCGCGACGGGTTTTTCACCAACCGCTCTTTCAGCATCAACACATCGATGTATGACCTTCAGCGCGTCGAAGTCCTCAAAGGACCGCAAGGCACGCTGTTTGGCCGTAATTCCACCGGCGGCCTGGTCAGCCTGATCACCGCGCGCCCCGGCAGGCAACTGGGCGGCTTCGTCACCATCGAGGCGGGCAATTACCGGCAGATGAATGTCGACGCGGCGGTCGACCTGCCCTTGTCCGACAAAGTGCAATTGCGGCTGTCGGGGATTTCCCATCGCCATGACGGCTATCGCGAATTGCTCTCGATCGGCGGGCGCGGCGATGATGATGCAACGCTCTCGGGCCGCGCTACGCTGGCGTTTCAGCCTTTCGAGAATTTTGAAGGCCTGATCCAGTATCAGCATGATGATATCGATAATGTGGGCGATGTGGCCTTTAATACGACCATCGCCGTGGTGCCGACCAATTACGATCCCAAGCGCTTTGCCAGCTATGCGCCGACCAGCAACCGCCTGACCGGTGATCGCATTCGCTGGGAATTTGCGCTGCACGGCCTGCCGCTGGACGCGACTCTGTCCTATGCGGGCGGCTATGATAAGCAGAAGTGGGCGCACAAGCTGGATGGCTCGGGTTCGGCTTCCTCGCCTGCCACTTTCATTCAGAGCGAGCAGCCCGCCACATGGAACCATGAGGTTCGCCTCGCCACGCCTCAGGACCGCATGGTGTCGGCGCAGGTGGGCTATTTCCACTTTGATGAAACCAGCCCGCTTTCGGCCGGTTTCCAGAACCTGTCGGGCGCCTATGCCGGTCAGTATCTGGTCCATTTCAATTATCTGACGAAAACGCAATCGGACGCCGTCTTTGGCCAATTCAGCTTCAAACCGGCCGAAACGATCCGCCTGACCGCCGGCGCGCGCTATACATGGGACAAGAAGCAGCGAACGGGCGATTCCCAGCTGCGCTGCGATATCGCGGGTATTCCGCCGTTCCTGTATGGCATCATCGGTTGTTCGGGCACGCCGCCGATCCATCCCGCCACGGATGCAGGCAAGATTGCCCAGTCCAAGCCGACCTGGCTGCTGGGTGTCGACTGGACGCCGACCAATCGCAACATGGTCTATGCCAAATTCTCGACCGGCTATAAATCGGGCGGCTTCAATTCCAACGGCTCCGCGCCGCCGGTGCCCTATGGCGCCGAAAATATCACCTCGTGGGAACTGGGCACCAAGAACCGGCTGCTGGACGGGCAATTGCTGCTCAACGGCGACGTATTCTATCAGACCTATCGCGGGTATCAGGCATCGCAGGCCACCCCGGCGGTTTCCAGCGGCAGCGGCGTGTTCAACGTGGGCAATGCCACGATTTATGGCGCCGAGGCGCAGGCGGTATTCAATGCGGGCGATCTTCGTTTTGAACTGAACGGCACCTACCTGCACACTGAATTCGGCGCGGGTACTCAAGCGATCCTGACCACCGACCCGGCCACCGGCAACGGCATCTCGCGCAATGTGGTCGGCCATCGCCTGCCCAATGCGCCGGGGCTAGCGGTTTCGGCCTCGCTGGAATACCGGTTCGACATGGGCAAGTCAGGGTCGCTCACCCCCCGCATCGACGGCAAATACAGCTCGACCTATTATTTCGATGTGTTCAACGATGCTGATACCGCGCAAAAGAGCTATGCTACCGGCAATCTCAGCCTGACCTATCAGCCCGAGAACAGCAAGTTGCAGATCGCCGTTTTTGTCCGAAATTTCACCGACAAGACCGTGTTTGCCAGCGCCCAGCGCAACTTCACGCCCACACCATTCGTCAACGCCTATCAGTTTCAGGCGCCCCGGACGTTTGGCGCGCGTGTGAACTACTCGTTCTAA
- a CDS encoding glycosyl hydrolase, with amino-acid sequence MARLSRSSTYRLLCGVAAFSMFVAGGHGRAAPPQPAAHDADRMEEEFRTPPASARPRVWWHWMNGNITKEGIAADLAWMKRMGIGGVQNFDIDLDTQQIVEQRLVYMTPPWKDAFRFAASEAERLGLELAIASSPGWSESGGPWVAPEDGLKKLVWSETLVQGGRRQSIHLKQPPSVAGPFQDLGSQVEVTELISGEAPKAGPAFYRDVKVLAVPVRLAEPLPAPQLTDGEGKALVAAKDQRGALVVNVRLGPVIAKTAPELRLDFGRPVTVRTVTLHIPGGAIPLIGPLLAPVLQSSADGKMWADVATIPLEATPSTLAFNPVTARYFRLEIKPAHAAANGNPAPDEHAGDLAMDDVFGKGMGRLISAPVTIGLLDFGVETKIDRYEVKAGFSIAPDYYALPVVKDGATGPAAELTIDLTDRMKPDGTLDWAPPHGTWKILRFGSSLVGKTNHPAPAEATGLEVDKYDADAVRRYLEHYLANYRDAAGEGMMGARGVRALLNDSIEIGAANWTPRMIEQFKRLRGYDPVPWLPTLAGTLIGTREESERFLFDYRRTLSDLMASEHYGTIADVAHRHGLKVYGEAIEGNRSSFGDDMAMRRYADYPMAAMWAFPAKQGPAASYVIDVRGAASVGHLYGQNIVAAESMTAGMAPWAFGPSDLKHIVDEEFVLGVNRPVVHTSVHVPVEDRKPGLSLAGIGQFFNRNESWAELAKPWVDYLSRNAFMLQQGRNWADVAYFYGEEAPLSGLYGTRPVTDAPSRYAYDFLNVDALASVLANNGDALVSPSGARYRALYLGGSSRRMTLPTLRRIGELVEGGATVIGMAPESSPGLMDDRTEYDALVRKLWPQSGGTGEAVHVGKGRVIASTNIDQALADLDIAPDFLAAGATDIAFAHRHLADGESYFLVNHTGQTERFEAHFAVSGKAPQLWHAETGAVEEVSYRIAGGQTIVPMELKAGDAVHVVFRRPAENAERRFAPAAKGAMAALNGRWNVRFEAGRGAPAQIDMAALAPLDQNADPRVRHFSGIATYSTDFAPPKGWRPGQPLSLDLGEAREIAEVTVNGKAAGSVWRAPYTVEVGAFTRPGKANRLEIRIANLWVNRLIADADPAVKDKISWTSVPTYKPTAALRRSGLIGPVTLQAGR; translated from the coding sequence GTGGCCCGACTGTCCAGATCCTCCACGTATCGCCTGCTTTGCGGCGTTGCGGCGTTTTCGATGTTTGTGGCGGGCGGCCATGGGCGCGCCGCGCCGCCGCAACCGGCTGCTCACGATGCTGATCGCATGGAGGAAGAGTTTCGAACCCCGCCCGCTTCGGCACGCCCACGGGTATGGTGGCATTGGATGAACGGCAATATCACCAAGGAAGGGATCGCGGCCGACCTTGCGTGGATGAAGCGCATGGGCATCGGCGGCGTCCAGAATTTCGATATTGATCTGGATACCCAGCAGATTGTCGAGCAGCGCCTCGTCTATATGACCCCGCCATGGAAAGACGCCTTCCGCTTTGCCGCTTCGGAGGCCGAGCGTTTGGGGCTGGAACTGGCCATTGCCTCCTCGCCCGGGTGGTCCGAATCCGGGGGGCCATGGGTCGCGCCGGAAGATGGGCTCAAGAAACTGGTTTGGAGCGAGACGCTTGTTCAAGGCGGTCGGCGCCAGAGCATTCACCTCAAACAGCCGCCATCGGTTGCCGGGCCTTTTCAGGATCTGGGCAGTCAGGTCGAGGTGACGGAGCTGATTTCGGGCGAAGCGCCCAAGGCCGGACCCGCGTTCTACCGCGATGTTAAAGTCTTGGCCGTGCCGGTCCGGTTGGCTGAGCCATTGCCTGCACCGCAATTGACCGATGGCGAAGGCAAGGCGCTGGTGGCCGCGAAAGATCAAAGGGGAGCGCTGGTCGTCAACGTCCGGCTTGGGCCGGTGATCGCAAAGACTGCGCCTGAACTTAGGCTGGATTTTGGCCGTCCGGTCACTGTTCGCACTGTCACACTGCATATTCCGGGCGGAGCCATACCCCTCATCGGCCCGCTGTTGGCGCCGGTCCTGCAATCGAGCGCCGACGGCAAGATGTGGGCCGACGTCGCCACTATTCCGCTCGAAGCGACGCCCAGCACGCTGGCCTTCAACCCGGTCACCGCCCGCTATTTCCGGCTGGAGATCAAGCCCGCCCATGCCGCCGCTAACGGCAATCCGGCGCCCGACGAGCACGCCGGCGATCTGGCCATGGACGATGTGTTCGGCAAGGGCATGGGTCGCCTGATCTCCGCGCCGGTCACCATTGGATTGCTGGATTTCGGCGTGGAAACAAAGATCGATCGCTATGAGGTCAAGGCGGGCTTTTCCATCGCCCCGGACTATTACGCGCTTCCGGTGGTGAAGGACGGCGCCACCGGTCCGGCGGCAGAACTCACCATCGATCTGACCGACCGGATGAAGCCGGATGGCACGCTCGATTGGGCCCCGCCGCACGGCACGTGGAAAATCCTGCGTTTTGGCTCCTCGCTGGTGGGCAAGACCAACCATCCCGCTCCGGCAGAGGCCACGGGATTGGAAGTCGACAAATATGACGCCGATGCTGTCCGCCGCTATCTTGAGCATTACCTTGCAAATTACCGCGATGCTGCAGGAGAGGGCATGATGGGCGCGCGGGGCGTGCGGGCGCTTTTGAACGATTCCATCGAGATCGGCGCGGCCAACTGGACGCCGCGCATGATCGAACAGTTCAAACGCCTGCGCGGCTATGATCCGGTGCCGTGGTTGCCGACGCTGGCCGGAACGCTGATCGGCACGCGCGAGGAGAGTGAGCGCTTCCTCTTCGACTATCGCCGCACCCTGTCCGACCTGATGGCCAGCGAGCATTACGGCACCATCGCCGATGTGGCCCATCGCCACGGCCTGAAAGTCTACGGCGAGGCGATCGAGGGCAACCGGTCGAGCTTTGGCGATGACATGGCCATGCGCCGCTATGCCGATTATCCGATGGCGGCCATGTGGGCCTTTCCGGCAAAGCAAGGCCCCGCGGCCTCCTATGTGATCGATGTTCGCGGGGCCGCCTCGGTCGGGCATCTGTATGGTCAAAACATCGTTGCGGCGGAATCCATGACGGCCGGTATGGCGCCCTGGGCGTTCGGACCCTCCGATCTTAAACATATCGTCGATGAAGAATTCGTGCTGGGCGTCAACCGGCCGGTCGTTCACACCTCTGTGCATGTGCCGGTAGAGGATCGCAAGCCGGGCCTGTCACTGGCGGGGATTGGGCAATTCTTCAACCGCAACGAAAGCTGGGCCGAATTGGCCAAGCCCTGGGTGGATTACCTCTCGCGCAATGCCTTTATGCTGCAACAGGGGCGCAACTGGGCCGATGTCGCCTATTTCTATGGCGAGGAAGCCCCTCTTTCGGGCCTGTACGGCACGCGGCCCGTGACCGACGCGCCGAGCCGTTACGCCTATGATTTCCTCAATGTCGATGCGCTGGCCTCGGTGCTGGCCAATAATGGGGATGCTTTGGTCTCGCCCAGCGGCGCGCGCTATCGTGCCCTATATCTGGGCGGCTCGTCGCGCCGGATGACATTGCCGACCTTGCGCCGGATTGGCGAACTGGTCGAAGGCGGGGCGACGGTGATCGGGATGGCGCCGGAAAGCTCGCCGGGGTTGATGGACGACCGGACGGAATATGACGCGCTGGTACGCAAACTGTGGCCCCAATCGGGCGGGACAGGCGAGGCGGTTCATGTGGGCAAGGGGCGGGTGATCGCCTCGACCAACATTGACCAGGCGCTGGCGGATTTGGACATTGCGCCGGATTTTCTGGCCGCGGGCGCCACCGACATAGCCTTTGCCCACCGTCACCTTGCCGATGGCGAAAGCTATTTTCTGGTCAACCACACCGGGCAAACCGAGCGCTTCGAGGCCCATTTCGCGGTCTCGGGCAAGGCGCCGCAGCTGTGGCATGCCGAAACCGGCGCGGTGGAGGAGGTGTCCTATCGGATTGCCGGAGGGCAAACCATTGTCCCGATGGAGTTGAAGGCGGGCGACGCGGTGCATGTGGTGTTCCGCCGCCCCGCCGAAAACGCCGAGCGGCGCTTCGCTCCGGCCGCCAAGGGGGCGATGGCGGCATTAAACGGCCGATGGAACGTCCGGTTTGAAGCGGGACGCGGCGCCCCCGCGCAAATCGACATGGCAGCTCTGGCGCCGCTTGATCAGAATGCCGATCCGCGCGTGCGCCATTTCTCAGGCATCGCCACCTATTCCACGGATTTTGCCCCGCCCAAAGGATGGCGCCCCGGTCAACCGCTTTCCCTCGATCTGGGCGAAGCGCGGGAAATTGCCGAGGTGACGGTGAACGGAAAAGCGGCAGGCTCGGTCTGGCGGGCGCCCTATACGGTCGAGGTGGGCGCCTTCACCCGGCCGGGCAAAGCCAACCGGTTGGAGATCCGCATTGCGAATCTGTGGGTTAACCGCCTGATCGCGGATGCTGACCCTGCGGTGAAGGACAAGATTTCGTGGACCTCTGTGCCCACCTACAAACCCACGGCGGCTTTGCGTCGTTCCGGTCTGATCGGGCCGGTCACGCTTCAGGCGGGGCGATGA